The Staphylococcus simiae genome includes the window TACCATGTTTGATTTCAGGATGTTCTAATAAATATTGAATAGCTTCCATAATTTCAACAACGCCAGCTTTGTCATCAGCGCCAAGTAATGAAGTACCATCAGTAATCATTAATGTGTGATGTTTTAAATTTGATAATTCAGGAAAAACTGCAGGGTCTAATACACGGCTTGTGTCACCTAATTGAATAGCTTCGCCATCATAACTTTCAATGAGTTGTGGATTGACATTGGTTGCATTAAAATCCGGTGACGTATCGACATGAGCTAAGAATCCTACCGTAGGAACGTCATAATCAATATTACTTTCAAGTGTTGCAAATAAATATCCATTATCATCGAGATCAGTGGCAACACCCATTTGTTCCAACTCTTGAGCTAATAAATTCAATAAATCCCATTGTTTGTCAGTTGATGGTGTTGCTGATGACGCTGGATCAGATTGTGTATCAATTTTGACATATCTAGTTAATCTATCAATCAATTGTGCTTTCATCATTTCAGGTCCCCTTAAACTCTATTATTCATGTTATAAGACTTTTTGTAAGTTTTACCTTTGATTTTACCATATAAATGTTTCATGCGAGTGTATAGATAGTATAGAATTTCCGAAACTAATATACCGAAGGCAATAGCTCCAGAAATTAATGTTACTTCTAAAAACGTATTAATAGCTGCTGTATAACTATTCGACACTAGGTATCTTGTAGCTTGATAAGCTAAACCCCCAGGTACTAAAGGTATGATTCCGGGTACAATAAAAATAATTACTGGTCGTTTATATCTACGGCTCATTGTATGACTCATTAAACCAAGTATCAAACTTCCTAAAAAGGAGGCGCCAACTTTTCCTAAGTCTAAGTCAACGGTAAACTGATAGATCGTCCAAGCTACAGCTCCAACAAAACCACAAGCTGGTAACAAGCGCTTTGGTGCATTAAAAATAATCGAAAAAAGCACTGTTGAAATAAAGCTGATTGTAAAATGGAATAAATAAAATAGCATAATTTAACAGTCCTTTCTTATAATAATAAAAGTACAATGGCTACACCAGCACCGATGGCGAATGAAGTGAGTGCTGCTTCAACACCACGTGACATACCAGCTAATAATTCACCAGCTAACAGATCACGAATGGCGTTAGTGATTAAAATACCAGGTACTAAAGGCATCACACTTGCAATTGTAATAATATCTTGATTGGTTGCTATTCCTAATTTAGTGAAGGTAGCTGCAATAGAAATAACAACTGCAGCAGCAACAAATTCTGAGAAGAATTTAATTTGGATATAACGTTGCACAAAACTAAAAGTTAAAAATGCGGCACC containing:
- a CDS encoding threonine/serine exporter family protein, which codes for MLFYLFHFTISFISTVLFSIIFNAPKRLLPACGFVGAVAWTIYQFTVDLDLGKVGASFLGSLILGLMSHTMSRRYKRPVIIFIVPGIIPLVPGGLAYQATRYLVSNSYTAAINTFLEVTLISGAIAFGILVSEILYYLYTRMKHLYGKIKGKTYKKSYNMNNRV